A window from Bubalus kerabau isolate K-KA32 ecotype Philippines breed swamp buffalo chromosome 5, PCC_UOA_SB_1v2, whole genome shotgun sequence encodes these proteins:
- the TBRG1 gene encoding transforming growth factor beta regulator 1 isoform X1, whose translation MSLLGSLASSPRDPLQSSKARMKKLPKKSQNEKYRLKYLRLRRAAKATVFENAAICDEIARLEEKFLKAKEERRYLLKKLLQLQALTEGDVQAAAPSHSSSLPLTYTVASSVGTLQGNGPVSGPSTGAEEPFGKKSKKEKKEKGKENNKLEVLKKTSKKKKMEAGARKPVQPIALDPSGRPVFPIGLGGLTVYSLGEIITDRPGFHDETAIYPVGYCSTRAWASMRAPDQECLYTCQIKDGGAQPQFEIVPEDDPQNAIISSSADACHAELLKTISAAMGKLIPNLHPSGADFFGFSHPTIHNLIQSCPGARKCVNYQWVKFDVCKPGDSPPPQEQLENDIATSFEAFQRHTFDEDHSDPILQGSLDLPELQPTAFVSSYQPMFLTHEPLVDAHLQHLKSPSPCSPSQSSD comes from the exons ATGAGCCTGCTGGGCAGCCTGGCCTCTTCGCCGCGAGACCCGCTGCAGTCCAGCAAGGCCAGGATGAAAAAGCTCCCGAAGAAGAGCCAAAACGAAAAGTACCGGCTCAAGTACCTGCGGCTGCGCAGAGCAGCCAAAGCCACGGTGTTT GAAAATGCTGCTATTTGTGATGAAATTGCTCGTCTTGAGGAAAAATTTCTTAAAGCAAAAGAAGAGAGACG GTACTTGCTAAAGAAGCTCCTCCAGCTACAAGCCTTAACCGAAGGGGACGTACAGGCTGCAGCTCCTTCCCACAGCTCCAGTTTGCCCCTGACTTACACTGTGGCCAGCTCTGTGGGAACCCTCCAGGGAAATGGGCCAGTCTCTGGGCCGAGCACTGGGGCTGAGGAACCATTTGGGAAGAAAtccaagaaggagaaaaaagaaaaaggcaaagagaacAACAAACTGGAAG TTCTGAAGAAAacatccaagaaaaagaaaatggaggcaGGTGCTCGCAAGCCGGTTCAGCCCATTGCCCTGGACCCCTCAGGACGGCCTGTGTTCCCCATCGGACTGGGGGGCCTAACAGTGTATAGCCTGGGGGAG ATCATCACCGACCGACCTGGCTTCCATGACGAGACGGCCATCTACCCCGTGGGCTACTGCAGCACTCGGGCCTGGGCCAGCATGCGCGCTCCGGACCAGGAGTGTCTATACACCTGTCAGATCAAGGATGGTGGCGCGCAGCCTCAG TTTGAAATTGTTCCTGAAGACGACCCCCAGAATGCTATCATCAGCTCCTCCGCTGATGCCTGTCATGCAGAGCTGCTCAAGACCATCAGCGCGGCTAT GGGAAAACTAATACCCAACCTGCATCCATCTGGAGCTGACTTTTTTGGGTTTTCTCATCCAACCATCCACAACCTGATCCAGAGTTGTCCAGGAGCTCGAAAATGTGTCAA TTACCAGTGGGTGAAGTTTGATGTGTGCAAACCTGGAGACAGCCCCCCACCACAAGAACAGCTAGAGAATGACATAGCTACAAGCTTTGAAGCCTTTCAGAGACACACCTTCGATGAAGATCATAGTGATCCCATTCTACAag gaTCCTTGGACCTCCCGGAGCTTCAGCCTACAGCCTTTGTGTCTTCTTACCAACCCATGTTCCTGACCCATGAACCCTTGGTAGACGCTCACCTACAGCACCTGAAGTCTCCGTCACCGTGCAGCCCATCTCAGTCTTCGGATTGA
- the TBRG1 gene encoding transforming growth factor beta regulator 1 isoform X2: MSLLGSLASSPRDPLQSSKARMKKLPKKSQNEKYRLKYLRLRRAAKATVFENAAICDEIARLEEKFLKAKEERRYLLKKLLQLQALTEGDVQAAAPSHSSSLPLTYTVASSVGTLQGNGPVSGPSTGAEEPFGKKSKKEKKEKGKENNKLEVLKKTSKKKKMEAGARKPVQPIALDPSGRPVFPIGLGGLTVYSLGEIITDRPGFHDETAIYPVGYCSTRAWASMRAPDQECLYTCQIKDGGAQPQFEIVPEDDPQNAIISSSADACHAELLKTISAAIYQWVKFDVCKPGDSPPPQEQLENDIATSFEAFQRHTFDEDHSDPILQGSLDLPELQPTAFVSSYQPMFLTHEPLVDAHLQHLKSPSPCSPSQSSD, from the exons ATGAGCCTGCTGGGCAGCCTGGCCTCTTCGCCGCGAGACCCGCTGCAGTCCAGCAAGGCCAGGATGAAAAAGCTCCCGAAGAAGAGCCAAAACGAAAAGTACCGGCTCAAGTACCTGCGGCTGCGCAGAGCAGCCAAAGCCACGGTGTTT GAAAATGCTGCTATTTGTGATGAAATTGCTCGTCTTGAGGAAAAATTTCTTAAAGCAAAAGAAGAGAGACG GTACTTGCTAAAGAAGCTCCTCCAGCTACAAGCCTTAACCGAAGGGGACGTACAGGCTGCAGCTCCTTCCCACAGCTCCAGTTTGCCCCTGACTTACACTGTGGCCAGCTCTGTGGGAACCCTCCAGGGAAATGGGCCAGTCTCTGGGCCGAGCACTGGGGCTGAGGAACCATTTGGGAAGAAAtccaagaaggagaaaaaagaaaaaggcaaagagaacAACAAACTGGAAG TTCTGAAGAAAacatccaagaaaaagaaaatggaggcaGGTGCTCGCAAGCCGGTTCAGCCCATTGCCCTGGACCCCTCAGGACGGCCTGTGTTCCCCATCGGACTGGGGGGCCTAACAGTGTATAGCCTGGGGGAG ATCATCACCGACCGACCTGGCTTCCATGACGAGACGGCCATCTACCCCGTGGGCTACTGCAGCACTCGGGCCTGGGCCAGCATGCGCGCTCCGGACCAGGAGTGTCTATACACCTGTCAGATCAAGGATGGTGGCGCGCAGCCTCAG TTTGAAATTGTTCCTGAAGACGACCCCCAGAATGCTATCATCAGCTCCTCCGCTGATGCCTGTCATGCAGAGCTGCTCAAGACCATCAGCGCGGCTAT TTACCAGTGGGTGAAGTTTGATGTGTGCAAACCTGGAGACAGCCCCCCACCACAAGAACAGCTAGAGAATGACATAGCTACAAGCTTTGAAGCCTTTCAGAGACACACCTTCGATGAAGATCATAGTGATCCCATTCTACAag gaTCCTTGGACCTCCCGGAGCTTCAGCCTACAGCCTTTGTGTCTTCTTACCAACCCATGTTCCTGACCCATGAACCCTTGGTAGACGCTCACCTACAGCACCTGAAGTCTCCGTCACCGTGCAGCCCATCTCAGTCTTCGGATTGA
- the PANX3 gene encoding pannexin-3, with product MSLAHTAAEYMLSDALLPDRKGPRLKGLRLELPLDRMVKFVAVGFPLLLMSLAFAQEFSSGSPISCFCPSNFSIRQAAYVDSSCWDSLVHHEQDESGQSKTKSLWPHKALPYSLLALAVAMYLPVLLWQYAAVPALSSDLLFIISELDKSYNRAIRLVQHMLKIRQESSDTDVFWDELEKARKERYFEFPLLERYLACKQRSHSLVATYLLRNALLLLFTSATYLYLGHFHLDIFFQEEFSCSVKTGLLHDETHIPDLITCRLTSLSVFQIVSLASVAIYTLLVPVILYNLTRLCRWDKRLLSIYEMLPAFDLLSKKMLGCPINDLNVILLFLRANISELVSFSWLSVLCALKDTATQKHNIDTVVDFMTLLAGLEPSKPKHLTHGMCDENP from the exons ATGTCGCTTGCACACACAGCTGCAGAGTACATGCTCTCGGATGCCCTGCTGCCCGACCGTAAGGGCCCCCGCCTCAAAGGACTGCGCCTGGAGCTTCCCCTGGACCGAATGGTCAAGTTCGTGGCCGTGGGCTTCCCCCTGCTGCTGATGTCACTGGCCTTTGCCCAGGAGTTCTCCTCTG GGTCTCCCATCAGCTGCTTTTGTCCCAGTAACTTCAGCATCCGGCAGGCTGCCTACGTGGACAGTTCTTGTTGGGACTCCCTGGTTCACCACGAACAGGATGAGTCTGGCCAGTCCAAGACAAAATCCCTCTGGCCTCACAAG GCCCTCCCCTACTCGCTGCTGGCCCTGGCCGTGGCCATGTACCTGCCGGTTCTGCTGTGGCAGTATGCAGCCGTGCCGGCCCTCAGCTCGGACCTGCTGTTCATCATTAGCGAGCTGGACAAGTCCTACAACCGCGCCATCCGCCTGGTACAGCACATGCTGAAGATCCGACAGGAGAGCTCAGACACTGATGTGTTCTGGGACGAGCTGGAGAA GGCTCGGAAAGAACGGTACTTTGAATTCCCCTTGCTGGAGCGGTACCTGGCCTGTAAGCAGCGCTCACACTCACTGGTGGCCACCTACCTCCTGAGGAACGCCCTCTTGCTCCTCTTCACCTCCGCCACCTACCTGTACCTGGGCCACTTTCACCTGGACATCTTCTTCCAAGAGGAATTCAGCTGTTCCGTCAAGACAGGGCTGCTACATGATGAGACCCACATCCCCGACCTCATCACATGCAGGCTGACCTCTTTGTCTGTCTTCCAGATTGTCAGTCTCGCCAGCGTAGCCATCTACACCCTGTTGGTTCCAGTGATACTATACAACCTCACACGGCTCTGCCGGTGGGACAAACGGCTCCTCTCCATCTATGAGATGCTCCCAGCTTTTGATCTTCTCAGCAAAAAAATGCTGGGCTGTCCCATCAACGACCTCAATGTGATCCTTCTTTTCCTTCGAGCCAACATCTCTGAGCTCGTCTCTTTTAGCTGGTTGAGTGTCCTTTGTGCGCTGAAGGACACAGCCACCCAGAAGCACAACATTGACACCGTGGTTGATTTCATGACTTTATTGGCTGGCTTAGAACCCTCAAAACCTAAACATCTCACCCATGGGATGTGTGATGAAAATCCATAG